A section of the Hevea brasiliensis isolate MT/VB/25A 57/8 chromosome 17, ASM3005281v1, whole genome shotgun sequence genome encodes:
- the LOC110643636 gene encoding probable 3-hydroxyisobutyryl-CoA hydrolase 3 isoform X3, producing the protein MASFGYFKRDLNQVLFEGDSFYREVILNRPTKLNSLNYEMISQMLKKFRDFEMDSTVKFVILKGNGKAFCAGGDIVSVVGSIITGSWSFGARFYENQLTLDYLLATYRKPLVLKVRPSEH; encoded by the exons ATGGCTTCCTTCGGCTACTTCAAGAGGGATCTTAACCAG GTGTTATTCGAAGGAGATTCATTTTATAGGGAAGTGATATTGAATAGaccaaccaagttaaatagcctcAACTAtgaaatg ATTTCTCAAATGCTGAAGAAGTTCAGAGACTTTGAGATGGATTCTACTGTCAAATTTGTAATTTTGAAG GGAAATGGGAAAGCATTTTGTGCGGGGGGAGATATTGTTTCAGTTGTTGGTTCCATAATAACAG GATCTTGGAGTTTTGGAGCAAGATTTTATGAGAATCAGTTGACCTTGGACTACTTACTGGCTACATATAGAAAACCTTTG GTGCTGAAGGTAAGGCCCAGTgaacattag
- the LOC110643620 gene encoding 3-hydroxyisobutyryl-CoA hydrolase 1-like, whose translation MASLGYFKKDLNQVLFEGDSFYRKVILNRPTKLNSLSYEMISQMLKKFRDFETDSSVKFVILKGNGKAFCAGGDVVSVVDSIITGNWSHGARFYKKQLTLDYLLATYRKPLLPLIDGIVMGGGAGLSMHARLKIVTEKTVFSMPEVFIGLFPDVGASHFLSRLPGHFGEYLGLTGARLNGAEMLACGLATHFVFSQDLPLLENALQTLASSEMTTICEVINKFSKKPNTREDSIYRRLETINKCFCKDSVEEILQALENETKNKAEIWITKAINSMKAASPTSLKISLRSVISIEVVYIYIYTHSKLNLGGRGEGIYWHLDINFAL comes from the exons ATGGCTTCCTTAGGCTACTTCAAGAAGGATCTTAACCAG GTATTATTCGAAGGAGATTCATTTTATAGGAAAGTGATATTGAATAGaccaaccaagttaaatagcctcAGCTAtgaaatg ATTTCTCAAATGCTGAAGAAGTTCAGAGACTTTGAGACGGATTCTAGTGTCAAATTTGTAATTTTGaag GGAAATGGGAAAGCATTTTGTGCGGGGGGAGATGTTGTTTCAGTTGTTGATTCCATAATAACTG GAAACTGGAGCCATGGAGCAAGATTTTATAAGAAACAATTGACCTTGGACTACTTACTGGCTACATATAGAAAACCTTTG CTTCCACTCATTGATGGTATTGTAATGGGAGGAGGTGCTGGCTTGTCAATGCACGCAAGGCTTAAGATTGTCACAGAGAAAACT GTATTTTCAATGCCAGAAGTATTTATAGGACTTTTTCCTGATGTGGGGGCTTCGCATTTTCTTTCTAGGCTCCCAGGGCATTTTG GAGAATATTTGGGACTTACAGGAGCTAGACTAAACGGAGCAGAAATGCTTGCATGTGGCTTGGCAACACATTTTGTTTTCTCACAA gaTTTGCCTTTGTTAGAAAATGCACTCCAAACGTTAGCATCGTCAGAGATGACAACAATTTGTGAAGTTATTAATAAATTTAGCAAAAAGCCAAATACAAGAGAAGACAGCATTTATCGAAG ATTGGAGACTATCAACAAATGTTTCTGCAAAGACTCGGTTGAGGAAATTTTACAGGCACTT GAAAATGAGACGAAAAACAAAGCAGAAATTTGGATCACCAAGGCAATAAATTCCATGAAGGCAGCTAGTCCAACAAGCCTCAAGATTTCCCTTAGATCGGTAATTTCTATTGAagtggtttatatatatatatatacacactcgAAACTGAATTTAGGTGGAAGGGGGGAGGGAATTTATTGGCATTTGGATATAAATTTTGCATTATGA
- the LOC110643636 gene encoding probable 3-hydroxyisobutyryl-CoA hydrolase 3 isoform X1: MASFGYFKRDLNQVLFEGDSFYREVILNRPTKLNSLNYEMISQMLKKFRDFEMDSTVKFVILKGNGKAFCAGGDIVSVVGSIITGSWSFGARFYENQLTLDYLLATYRKPLKCLARWIVFSCRC; encoded by the exons ATGGCTTCCTTCGGCTACTTCAAGAGGGATCTTAACCAG GTGTTATTCGAAGGAGATTCATTTTATAGGGAAGTGATATTGAATAGaccaaccaagttaaatagcctcAACTAtgaaatg ATTTCTCAAATGCTGAAGAAGTTCAGAGACTTTGAGATGGATTCTACTGTCAAATTTGTAATTTTGAAG GGAAATGGGAAAGCATTTTGTGCGGGGGGAGATATTGTTTCAGTTGTTGGTTCCATAATAACAG GATCTTGGAGTTTTGGAGCAAGATTTTATGAGAATCAGTTGACCTTGGACTACTTACTGGCTACATATAGAAAACCTTTG aaatgcttagcacgatggattgttTTCTCGTGTAGGTGCTGA
- the LOC110643636 gene encoding probable 3-hydroxyisobutyryl-CoA hydrolase 3 isoform X2 — MASFGYFKRDLNQVLFEGDSFYREVILNRPTKLNSLNYEMISQMLKKFRDFEMDSTVKFVILKGNGKAFCAGGDIVSVVGSIITGSWSFGARFYENQLTLDYLLATYRKPLCLAAKKLKEK, encoded by the exons ATGGCTTCCTTCGGCTACTTCAAGAGGGATCTTAACCAG GTGTTATTCGAAGGAGATTCATTTTATAGGGAAGTGATATTGAATAGaccaaccaagttaaatagcctcAACTAtgaaatg ATTTCTCAAATGCTGAAGAAGTTCAGAGACTTTGAGATGGATTCTACTGTCAAATTTGTAATTTTGAAG GGAAATGGGAAAGCATTTTGTGCGGGGGGAGATATTGTTTCAGTTGTTGGTTCCATAATAACAG GATCTTGGAGTTTTGGAGCAAGATTTTATGAGAATCAGTTGACCTTGGACTACTTACTGGCTACATATAGAAAACCTTTG tgtttggcagccaagaaattgaaggaaaagtaa